A single genomic interval of Helianthus annuus cultivar XRQ/B chromosome 6, HanXRQr2.0-SUNRISE, whole genome shotgun sequence harbors:
- the LOC110944540 gene encoding protein NLP2 has protein sequence MDQVIMEMLWNKIYLEQPTVQLSGDSRYLNPLWVSGKQDEPSQSITTCFELRTERFYSYHQEITYKIRAALKILTFREQHVLVQFWSPRDVGKHQLLTTIDQPFGLGVASEELCSYRRDSEHKAFLVDKDHEEEDVSPPARVFRRGLPEWTSDITEYETKDFPQQDCAIRCNLHGYLALPVFDSTTGSCVGVLEILTSVKYMHYAFEVQQVHKALQAENLTSPQVFDYPTLKVPSERKQTERDKILDIMKVVCDIHSLPLAQTWTVSPTSSYVSHNKVIEKTCSSFDTRCVGKVCMSTAALPFHVRDLGMWHFRKACGEQHLDKARGFVGKALLDRRSYYCQDVTELSEEEYPLVHYARMNGLTSCFTIFLHSVEGDDGDDYVLEFFLQLGNKDSTLLENFSSSGRHVVNLVQTLKQRVEVASGFELGEILLPVEVTEPPRDVSCLSLNTNPHIIPISSTTSANALTPETDSSDSESLSANVPSQRSPKHIYPNKQECIITDNVSMQKTKQSRKRKIDSLTMETVEQHIGKPLGQTAEILGVSRSTLKRFCREHGISSWPVPKHSKRSDLVPDPNLSQELWLEKQLQQSSTRSVNHISETGLLTVKASFKGDMIKFPFCVSSGLVELEKEVAERVDAKGQRLSIKYEDEEKDLVLITCDTDLEFLASKTAIKLFVHLADDNRLAFKRSQSE, from the exons ATG GATCAGGTCATCATGGAAATGCTGTGGAACAAGATCTATCTTGAACAACCTACAGTTCAATTGTCTGGTGACTCCAGATATTTGAACCCTCTTTGGGTTTCTGGAAAACAAGATGAACCCTCTCAATCCATCACAACCT GTTTCGAGCTGCGAACAGAGAGATTTTACTCGTATCATCAGGAAATAACGTATAAGATAAGAGCTGCGTTAAAGATCTTAACATTCCGTGAGCAACATGTTCTTGTTCAGTTTTGGTCGCCTCGTGATGTTGGCAAACACCAACTACTTACAACCATAGATCAACCGTTCGGTCTTGGTGTAGCCAGTGAAGAATTGTGTTCTTATAGAAGGGACTCTGAGCACAAAGCATTTCTTGTGGACAAGGATCATGAAGAAGAAGATGTTAGTCCTCCTGCGCGAGTATTCAGGCGAGGATTGCCAGAGTGGACTTCTGATATAACTGAGTACGAGACAAAAGATTTTCCACAACAAGACTGCGCGATACGTTGCAATCTTCATGGGTACTTGGCTTTGCCAGTGTTCGATTCTACTACAGGGTCATGTGTTGGTGTGCTTGAGATTTTGACCTCCGTCAAGTATATGCATTACGCCTTTGAGGTTCAACAAGTTCACAAAGCACTGCAGGCGGAAAATCTGACAAGCCCACAAGTATTTGATTACCCTACTTTAAAG GTTCCCAGTGAACGAAAGCAAACCGAGCGCGATAAAATCTTGGATATTATGAAAGTTGTATGTGACATCCACAGTTTACCGCTTGCTCAGACGTGGACTGTGTCCCCGACCAGCAGTTACGTTTCCCATAATAAAGTTATCGAGAAGACCTGTAGTAGTTTTGACACCAGATGCGTCGGGAAAGTCTGCATGTCTACGGCTGCTTTGCCGTTTCATGTTCGAGACTTGGGCATGTGGCATTTTAGGAAAGCGTGTGGAGAGCAACACTTGGATAAAGCTCGGGGCTTTGTTGGGAAGGCGTTGTTAGACCGTCGTTCATACTATTGTCAAGATGTGACTGAATTAAGTGAAGAAGAGTATCCTTTGGTACACTATGCACGCATGAACGGGTTAACCAGCTGCTTTACAATCTTCTTGCATAGCGTTGAAGGTGATGATGGCGACGACTATGTGCTAGAGTTCTTTCTACAGTTGGGGAATAAAGATAgcacactactagaaaac TTTTCTAGTAGTGGCAGACACGTTGTGAACTTGGTGCAAACGTTGAAGCAGCGCGTTGAAGTCGCTTCGGGATTTGAGTTGGGTGAGATATTATTACCTGTAGAAGTTACTGAACCACCTAGGGATGTTAGTTGTCTGTCTTTAAATACAAATCCTCATATTATTCCAATATCCTCAACCACATCGGCAAACGCCTTGACACCTGAGACAGATTCATCAGATTCGGAGTCATTGTCTGCAAATGTCCCAAGCCAACGGTCACCCAAACATATTTACCCCAATAAACAGGAATGTATTATCACTGACAATGTAAGTATGCAGAAGACGAAACAGAGCAGAAAACGTAAGATAGACTCGCTGACAATGGAGACAGTCGAGCAACATATTGGAAAACCACTAGGCCAAACCGCCGAAATTCTTGGTG TTAGTAGGTCTACGTTGAAGCGCTTTTGTCGGGAGCATGGGATATCCAGTTGGCCCGTGCCAAAGCATAGCAAAAGAAGCGATTTAGTTCCTGACCCGAATCTGTCACAAGAATTATGGTTAGAGAAACAATTGCAACAGTCTTCAACGCGGAGTGTGAACCATATTTCAGAAACGGGGTTGTTGACGGTGAAGGCGAGTTTTAAAGGTGATATGATAAAGTTCCCATTTTGTGTTTCATCCGGGTTGGTGGAACTGGAAAAGGAAGTGGCAGAAAGGGTGGATGCAAAGGGTCAAAGGCTTAGTATAAAATACGAGGACGAAGAGAAAGATCTGGTGCTCATTACCTGCGACACTGACTTGGAGTTTTTGGCTAGTAAGACCGCGATCAAATTATTCGTCCACCTGGCTGATGATAATCGATTAGCATTTAAAAGATCACAAAGTGAGTAA
- the LOC110865025 gene encoding uncharacterized protein LOC110865025 has protein sequence MGTLRGFDQFMNLVINNTVEVNGEEKNEICMVVFNRIQPSLSCFIAVWIGYDGIYYNKYRKGSWPLIFHFALVLLDQKVERDYPSYSERKRKVEQYYCRIGGGKREIRRRKRL, from the exons ATGGGGACTCTTCGTGGGTTTGACCAGTTCATGAATCTAGTCATCAACAACACAGTGGAAGTCAACGGTGAAGAGAAAAATGAAATCTGCATGGTG GTTTTCAATCGGATTCAGCCGTCGTTAAGCTGTTTTATCGCTGTTTGGATTGG ATATGATGGGATCTACTACAACAAATATCGGAAagggtcgtggccattaatattTCACTTTGCATTGGTTTTATTAGATCAAAAGGTTGAACGTGATTATCCAAGTTAcagtgaaagaaaaagaaaggttgAACAATATTATTGCAGAATTGGTGGTGGAAAAAGAGAGATAAGGCGGAGAAAGAGGCTATGA